In the genome of Betaproteobacteria bacterium, one region contains:
- a CDS encoding radical SAM protein has product MSVMAICTPERPVVDANQLPPLPYHLVDMQQKLQPDARGKRTTSYFTSYGCPYRSLYLLLERRGVFGPRWYALTPERVVEDLERLVQQWGANHLVIDDANFFVSRKRVRRMCELIIERGLEGKITWDATGTANVVAKFDDELLTLLRRGGCSAIFIGAESGSQELIDVFKKPITGEHVVQSADKLGRHGIVPYIGFVVGTPGEPADALARERIAPGGAVPPAALDARASDRGGTPPRRGERPGMIRGSASGGHLAGGCTPRR; this is encoded by the coding sequence ATGAGCGTGATGGCTATCTGCACACCCGAGCGCCCGGTGGTCGATGCCAACCAGCTTCCCCCCCTGCCCTACCACCTGGTGGACATGCAGCAGAAGCTGCAACCGGATGCGAGAGGCAAGCGCACCACGAGTTACTTCACCAGCTACGGCTGCCCGTACCGCTCGCTGTACCTTCTGCTCGAACGACGCGGTGTTTTCGGCCCACGCTGGTATGCCCTGACCCCCGAGCGGGTGGTGGAGGACCTGGAGCGCCTGGTGCAGCAGTGGGGCGCCAACCACCTCGTAATCGACGACGCCAATTTCTTCGTTAGTCGTAAGCGCGTGCGCCGGATGTGCGAGCTCATCATCGAGCGGGGCCTGGAGGGCAAGATCACATGGGACGCGACCGGCACGGCAAATGTCGTGGCAAAGTTCGACGACGAGCTCCTCACCCTGCTCCGGCGCGGCGGTTGCTCGGCGATCTTCATCGGCGCGGAGTCCGGCTCACAGGAGCTGATCGACGTATTCAAGAAGCCGATCACCGGCGAGCACGTGGTGCAATCGGCCGACAAGCTCGGGCGCCACGGCATCGTGCCCTACATCGGGTTCGTGGTGGGGACCCCGGGCGAGCCGGCCGACGCGCTTGCTCGCGAGCGCATTGCGCCGGGTGGCGCTGTACCGCCTGCAGCACTCGATGCTCGGGCTTCCGACCGTGGAGGCACGCCTCCTCGACGCGGTGAGCGCCCTGGGATGATCCGGGGCTCCGCAAGCGGTGGACACCTGGCTGGCGGATGCACGCCTCGGCGCTGA
- a CDS encoding PIN domain-containing protein, whose product MILLDTHTLIWLDTADRRLGRKTRALIEKQWAENKVAVSAISFWEAGMLTERGRFRPAVPVAEWRVRWLDAGLLEFPLDGAILIRALDRDALPKDPADRFIVATALAEQAKLVTADEKILAWQHAMARHDAKT is encoded by the coding sequence ATGATCCTACTCGATACACACACCCTGATCTGGCTGGATACGGCGGATCGACGCCTGGGGCGCAAGACACGTGCTTTGATCGAAAAGCAATGGGCGGAAAACAAAGTCGCGGTATCGGCGATCAGCTTCTGGGAAGCCGGTATGCTGACTGAACGCGGCCGTTTCCGGCCGGCGGTGCCGGTCGCGGAATGGCGCGTCCGTTGGCTCGACGCCGGTCTGCTCGAGTTCCCACTTGATGGGGCAATCCTGATTCGCGCCTTGGATCGGGACGCACTTCCGAAAGATCCGGCCGATCGTTTTATCGTCGCCACGGCCCTGGCCGAGCAGGCCAAGCTGGTGACCGCGGACGAGAAGATCCTCGCTTGGCAGCACGCGATGGCGCGCCACGACGCCAAAACCTAG
- a CDS encoding type II toxin-antitoxin system prevent-host-death family antitoxin encodes MTTIQASEFKAKCLALMDQVARTGETILVTKNGKPVAELRPHRPPRIKSPLGLHKGQSVILGDVIESLDTGLWKALK; translated from the coding sequence ATGACCACGATTCAGGCCTCCGAGTTCAAGGCGAAATGCCTCGCACTGATGGATCAAGTCGCGCGCACGGGCGAGACCATTCTGGTCACCAAGAACGGCAAGCCGGTGGCTGAACTCCGTCCTCATCGTCCGCCACGCATCAAATCGCCCCTCGGATTGCACAAGGGTCAATCCGTGATTCTGGGCGACGTCATCGAATCCCTCGATACGGGCTTATGGAAAGCCCTGAAGTGA
- the groL gene encoding chaperonin GroEL, translating to MASKDVKFHDSARTKLVAGVNILADAVKLTLGPKGRNVALDRSYGAPTITKDGVSVAKEIELQDKFENMGAQMVKEVASKTSDIAGDGTTTATVLAQSIVKEGMKFVAAGMNPMDLKRGIDKAVQAVVAELKKLSKPTTTSKEIAQVASISANSDTTIGEKIAQAMEKVGKEGVITVEDGKSLEMELEIVEGMQFDRGYLSPYFINSAERQMCVLESPYILLSEKKISGIRELLPVLEQVAKAGKPLLLIAEDVDSEALATLVVNNLRGILKTCAVKAPGFGDRRKATLEDIAILTGGTVIAEEVGLSLEKVTLKELGQAKRIEIDKENTTIIDGAGDTKAIEGRVKSVRRQIEDTTSDYDKEKLQERVAKLAGGVALIKVGAATEVEMKEKKARVEDALHSTRAAVEEGIVAGGGVALLRARSALGTIKGNNHDQESGIKIVLRALEEPLRCIVANGGDEPSVVLNKVIEGKGNYGYNAQTGRYGDLMEMGVVDPTKVTRVALQNAASVAGLILTTDAMVAESPQEESTGGGMGGGGMGGMGGMGGMGM from the coding sequence ATGGCTTCAAAAGACGTTAAGTTTCACGACTCGGCCCGCACCAAGCTCGTCGCGGGCGTCAATATTCTCGCCGATGCAGTGAAGTTGACCCTCGGTCCCAAAGGCCGCAACGTCGCTCTCGACCGTTCTTATGGCGCGCCGACGATCACCAAAGACGGCGTGTCGGTGGCGAAAGAGATTGAGCTCCAGGACAAATTCGAAAACATGGGCGCGCAGATGGTGAAGGAAGTCGCGAGCAAGACTTCTGATATCGCTGGGGATGGCACCACCACAGCGACCGTACTCGCGCAATCGATCGTGAAGGAAGGCATGAAGTTCGTTGCCGCCGGCATGAACCCGATGGATCTCAAACGCGGCATCGACAAGGCCGTGCAAGCGGTCGTGGCGGAGTTGAAAAAGCTCTCGAAGCCGACCACGACCAGCAAGGAGATCGCACAGGTCGCCTCGATATCGGCCAATTCCGACACAACCATCGGCGAGAAAATTGCTCAAGCCATGGAAAAAGTCGGGAAGGAAGGTGTGATCACCGTCGAGGACGGCAAGTCGCTGGAAATGGAGCTCGAAATCGTCGAAGGCATGCAGTTCGACCGCGGCTACCTGTCGCCGTACTTTATCAACAGCGCGGAAAGGCAGATGTGCGTGCTGGAAAGCCCCTACATCCTGCTGTCGGAGAAGAAGATCTCCGGCATTCGCGAGCTGCTGCCCGTACTCGAGCAGGTAGCGAAAGCCGGCAAGCCGCTGCTGCTCATCGCCGAAGATGTCGACAGCGAAGCGCTGGCGACGCTGGTGGTGAACAATCTTCGTGGCATTCTCAAAACGTGCGCCGTCAAAGCGCCTGGCTTCGGGGATCGTCGCAAAGCAACGCTCGAAGACATTGCGATCCTCACTGGCGGGACCGTCATTGCCGAGGAAGTTGGCTTGTCGCTCGAGAAGGTTACGCTGAAGGAGCTGGGCCAGGCAAAGCGCATTGAGATCGACAAGGAGAACACCACGATCATTGACGGCGCTGGCGATACCAAAGCCATTGAAGGGCGCGTCAAGAGCGTACGCAGGCAGATCGAAGACACGACCAGCGATTATGACAAAGAAAAGCTGCAGGAGCGGGTCGCCAAGCTCGCTGGCGGCGTAGCGCTGATTAAGGTTGGCGCCGCGACAGAAGTCGAAATGAAAGAGAAGAAGGCACGCGTTGAAGATGCGTTGCACTCAACCCGCGCTGCGGTGGAAGAAGGTATCGTCGCGGGCGGCGGCGTGGCACTGCTGCGGGCGCGTTCGGCCCTGGGCACTATCAAGGGCAACAATCACGATCAGGAATCAGGCATCAAGATTGTGTTGCGCGCACTGGAAGAACCCCTGCGTTGCATCGTCGCCAATGGGGGTGACGAGCCATCGGTGGTGCTCAACAAAGTCATCGAGGGTAAAGGTAACTATGGTTACAACGCACAGACCGGCCGGTACGGTGATCTGATGGAGATGGGCGTTGTGGACCCGACCAAAGTCACGCGAGTTGCCTTGCAGAACGCTGCGTCAGTGGCCGGCCTGATACTCACGACCGACGCGATGGTTGCAGAATCGCCGCAGGAAGAGTCCACCGGCGGCGGCATGGGTGGCGGCGGGATGGGGGGCATGGGGGGTATGGGTGGGATGGGCATGTAG
- a CDS encoding co-chaperone GroES: MKIRPLHDRLIIKRLDEERKTASGIVIPDTAAEKPEQGEVTALGKGKILENGKVLAIDLKVGDRVLFGKYSGQTVKVEGEELLVMREEDIMGVIE; encoded by the coding sequence ATGAAAATCCGTCCCCTGCACGACCGTCTGATCATCAAGCGGCTGGACGAAGAGCGTAAGACTGCCTCAGGCATTGTCATTCCGGACACCGCTGCTGAGAAACCCGAGCAAGGGGAAGTGACAGCCCTCGGCAAGGGCAAGATCCTGGAAAACGGCAAAGTTCTCGCTATCGACCTCAAAGTCGGCGACCGGGTGCTGTTCGGGAAATATTCCGGGCAAACCGTAAAAGTTGAAGGCGAAGAGCTGCTCGTGATGCGCGAAGAAGACATCATGGGCGTTATCGAATAA
- a CDS encoding acyl-CoA desaturase, with translation MNLDWLFFSGLLDLPWWGYVTAALGLTHLTIVAVTVFLHRHQAHHALDLHPVVSHFFRLWLWLTTGMVTKEWAAIHRKHHAKVESAEDPHSPQVLGINRVLWGGVLLYVRESRKRETIERYGHGTPDDWLERTIYSRYVKLGLTLMGLVDLVLFGIVPGVLIFLTQIVWIPFWAAGVINGIGHYWGYRNWGTEDASANIVPWGILIGGEELHNNHHAFTTSAKLSNRWYEFDIGWMYIRMLESLGLAKVNRVAPVPRVVAPRPTPDLEMLRAVITNRYDVMARFAKSLKRTFAEEHDVLRCTAPRDARALRDVERLLEGGDVTDQADQGKLAAVLERSRALQTVYSMRRELVALWGRSTAPKEQLVHRLQDWCRRAEASGIPPLVEFSQRLRSYA, from the coding sequence ATGAATCTTGACTGGTTATTCTTTTCCGGATTGCTTGATCTCCCCTGGTGGGGCTACGTCACCGCGGCCTTGGGACTAACCCATCTCACCATCGTCGCGGTCACGGTGTTCCTCCACCGACATCAGGCGCATCATGCGCTCGATCTGCATCCGGTCGTGAGCCATTTCTTCCGACTTTGGCTATGGCTGACGACTGGTATGGTGACGAAGGAGTGGGCCGCGATCCACCGCAAGCATCATGCGAAAGTCGAGTCTGCGGAGGATCCCCATAGCCCGCAGGTGCTGGGCATCAACCGCGTGCTGTGGGGTGGGGTGCTGCTCTACGTCCGGGAGAGCCGCAAGCGGGAAACCATCGAACGCTACGGCCATGGCACCCCCGACGACTGGCTTGAGCGCACTATCTATTCCCGCTACGTGAAACTGGGCTTGACGCTGATGGGGTTGGTCGACCTGGTCCTGTTCGGCATCGTGCCTGGGGTGCTGATCTTCTTGACACAGATTGTGTGGATCCCGTTTTGGGCGGCCGGTGTGATCAACGGCATCGGCCACTATTGGGGCTATCGCAACTGGGGCACGGAGGACGCCAGCGCCAATATCGTGCCATGGGGCATCTTGATCGGCGGCGAGGAGCTGCACAACAACCATCATGCGTTCACGACTTCCGCCAAACTATCGAACAGGTGGTATGAGTTCGATATCGGCTGGATGTACATCCGAATGCTCGAATCCTTAGGTCTCGCGAAAGTCAATCGCGTCGCTCCCGTGCCGCGAGTGGTCGCGCCCCGACCGACCCCCGATCTAGAGATGCTGCGTGCGGTGATCACGAACCGATATGATGTCATGGCGCGATTCGCCAAATCGTTGAAGCGTACTTTTGCCGAGGAGCACGACGTACTGCGGTGCACGGCGCCCCGAGACGCTCGCGCGCTGCGGGATGTCGAACGTTTGCTCGAGGGCGGGGACGTAACGGACCAGGCCGATCAAGGGAAGCTCGCCGCGGTATTGGAAAGGTCGCGCGCGCTGCAGACCGTTTACTCCATGCGCCGCGAGCTCGTGGCATTGTGGGGGCGCTCTACGGCACCCAAGGAGCAACTGGTACATCGGCTGCAAGATTGGTGCCGGCGTGCCGAGGCGAGCGGCATTCCTCCGTTGGTCGAATTCTCCCAGCGCTTGCGTAGCTATGCCTAG
- a CDS encoding entericidin A/B family lipoprotein, producing the protein MFRRILGMVTLLGMLGTIAGCNTIEGMGKDIERGGEATQDTAKDVKNRM; encoded by the coding sequence ATGTTCCGACGCATATTGGGAATGGTGACGCTGCTAGGCATGCTGGGCACGATCGCAGGCTGCAACACGATCGAAGGCATGGGAAAGGACATTGAACGAGGTGGTGAGGCGACGCAGGATACCGCGAAAGACGTGAAGAACAGGATGTAA